In Gossypium arboreum isolate Shixiya-1 chromosome 6, ASM2569848v2, whole genome shotgun sequence, the following are encoded in one genomic region:
- the LOC108484704 gene encoding polyphenol oxidase, chloroplastic-like: MISFTFIFTQSMQGSLTMGSTVNSPSTPIIIPSSPLQTSFIPKTSQLSIFKKKKPFNFASKKLVSCKASDRNQNNADLSSLNRFDRRNILLGLGGLYGATNLVSDSFASAAPIAAPDLSLCENSTVTSSSSGTSISVPCCPPKATNIIDFKPPRFSKIRIRPAAHLVDANYLEKFTKAMELMKALPDDDPRSFKQQANVHCAYCNGAYDHVGFPDQQLQIHFSWLFFPFHRFYLYFYERILGKLIGDPNFAMPFWNWDSPPGMVIPDIYVDPTSPLYDEKRNVDHQPPKLLDLDYAGTEELLSKRDQIKSNLSVMYRQMVTYKTPSLFHGAAYRAGDNPSPGMGSVENNPHTAVHRWVGDKREPFSEDMGNFYSAGRDPLFYAHHCNVDRLWNIWKSLPGKKRTDFTDTDWLDSSFLFYDENANLVRVKVRDCLNSRTLGYDYQKVNIPWLKNKPTPRRPGRGSGSGSAMAAETNTKTVIRNAFPIVLDKLVRIEVPRTKKSRTKVEKENEEEVLVLQNIRVDRDVAVKFDVYINDEDDETPTEPEDSEFAGSFTNIPHSHHNPGAKLDTNLTLPLSDLLEDLDIEGDDNIVVTLVPKEGKGLVSIGNIKIDFVRD; encoded by the coding sequence ATGATATCCTTCACTTTCATCTTCACCCAATCGATGCAAGGTAGCTTAACAATGGGTTCCACTGTGAATTCCCCATCAACCCCCATCATTATTCCCAGTTCCCCCCTTCAAACTTCATTCATCCCCAAAACATCCCAACTTTCCATATTCAAGAAGAAAAAGCCTTTCAACTTTGCCTCCAAGAAACTAGTGTCATGCAAAGCCAGTGATAGGAACCAAAATAATGCAGACTTGTCTTCTCTAAACAGGTTTGATAGAAGGAATATCCTTCTTGGCCTAGGAGGTCTGTATGGTGCAACCAACCTTGTAAGTGACTCATTTGCATCAGCCGCCCCAATAGCCGCCCCTGACCTTTCGCTTTGTGAGAATTCAACCGTAACATCTTCAAGTTCAGGAACCAGCATAAGTGTCCCTTGCTGCCCACCAAAAGCAACGAATATTATAGATTTCAAACCACCTCGGTTTTCCAAGATAAGGATAAGGCCGGCAGCACATTTAGTTGATGCTAACTACTTGGAGAAATTTACAAAGGCGATGGAGCTGATGAAAGCTCTTCCTGATGATGATCCTCGTAGTTTCAAGCAACAGGCTAATGTTCATTGTGCCTATTGCAATGGGGCTTATGATCATGTGGGATTTCCAGATCAACAACTTCAAATTCACTTTTCATGGCTTTTTTTCCCATTCCATAGGTTTTATCTCTACTTCTACGAAAGGATATTGGGGAAGTTGATTGGTGATCCTAATTTCGCAATGCCATTTTGGAACTGGGATTCTCCCCCTGGCATGGTTATCCCTGATATATATGTAGACCCTACTTCTCCACTTTACGATGAAAAGCGCAATGTCGACCATCAACCCCCCAAACTGCTTGATCTTGATTATGCTGGCACTGAAGAACTATTATCAAAGAGAGATCAAATAAAGAGCAACCTAAGTGTGATGTACAGGCAAATGGTAACCTACAAGACCCCTTCTCTTTTCCATGGAGCAGCGTACCGTGCCGGCGATAATCCCAGTCCAGGAATGGGTTCCGTTGAGAACAATCCTCACACCGCCGTTCACCGGTGGGTTGGTGACAAGCGGGAGCCATTTTCTGAAGACATGGGGAACTTCTACTCTGCAGGTAGAGACCCATTGTTCTACGCTCATCACTGCAATGTTGACCGATTGTGGAACATTTGGAAGTCATTACCAGGGAAGAAGCGAACTGATTTCACTGACACAGATTGGCTCGACTCCTCCTTTCTTTTCTACGATGAGAACGCAAATCTGGTTCGAGTCAAGGTTCGTGATTGCCTTAACTCAAGGACTTTGGGGTACGATTATCAAAAAGTTAATATTCCATGGCTCAAAAACAAGCCAACTCCTCGAAGGCCTGGTCGAGGTAGTGGTAGTGGTAGTGCAATGGCAGCCGAAACCAACACTAAAACCGTTATTCGGAATGCCTTCCCTATAGTTTTAGACAAGTTGGTGCGTATTGAGGTTCCAAGGACAAAGAAATCAAGGACTAaggttgaaaaagaaaatgaagaagaagTATTGGTTCTACAAAACATCCGGGTAGACCGAGATGTGGCTGTTAAATTCGATGTGTACATTAACGATGAAGATGATGAGACACCCACCGAACCAGAAGATTCGGAGTTCGCAGGTAGCTTTACAAATATACCTCATAGCCATCACAACCCTGGGGCAAAGCTTGACACTAACTTGACTTTACCATTATCGGATTTGTTGGAGGATTTAGATATTGAAGGTGATGACAATATTGTGGTGACTTTGGTGCCTAAAGAAGGGAAGGGTCTGGTTTCTATTGGTAACATTAAGATCGACTTCGTCCGAGATTGA